In one Drosophila albomicans strain 15112-1751.03 chromosome X, ASM965048v2, whole genome shotgun sequence genomic region, the following are encoded:
- the LOC117571357 gene encoding glycine, alanine and asparagine-rich protein, with protein sequence MKLFVCIVVALLALSAPAQALLGAKIALLKALGGGIGGGSGFGTSGGGSSSGGSSYSGGYGSGAYNGGYGQGYYTQQSRPVYNSGYSNGGSYGGSYGGGYGGGYGGGYGGGYGGGEQVIKVIKVVEQQPSYARSSGYTGGYNGGYSGGYSGGYNGGYSGSYSGGNSYASSGSYASSVASAPVVQTSAVAQAVPVPSVTYTAPAPAPAPVAVPVSVSVPAPAPITYSAPAPAPAPVSYTVSAPAPAPVTYSVPAPQPVVRVAPAPVPVSVPAPAPVTYSVPAPQPVVRVQPAPVPVPVQVPAPVTYSVPAPQPISYSVPAPQPQPQQQFVKTIKVIVDDDNSGDNNSRVPSPVYGAPAPVVNSYSTASSSSGWNNAGSGGWNNNGGWNNGGSSWGNGGSSWGNGGSGWKSGGIWEKLAAGC encoded by the coding sequence ATGAAGCTGTTTGtctgtattgttgttgcccttCTGGCGCTCAGTGCGCCCGCCCAAGCTTTGCTGGGCGCCAAGATTGCCTTGCTCAAGGCCCTTGGCGGTGGTATTGGCGGTGGCAGCGGCTTTGGCACCAgcggcggtggcagcagcagcggtggcagcagcTACAGCGGTGGCTACGGCAGCGGCGCCTACAACGGCGGCTATGGCCAGGGATACTACACACAACAGAGCCGTCCAGTCTACAACAGCGGATACAGCAATGGTGGCAGCTACGGCGGCAGCTATGGCGGTGGTTATGGCGGTGGTTATGGCGGTGGTTATGGTGGTGGTTATGGCGGTGGCGAGCAGGTCATCAAGGTCATCAAGGTGGTCGAGCAACAGCCCAGCTATGCCCGCTCCAGCGGCTACACCGGTGGCTACAACGGTGGCTACTCTGGTGGCTACTCCGGTGGCTACAACGGTGGCTACTCTGGCAGCTACAGCGGTGGCAACAGCTACGCCAGCTCCGGCAGCTATGCCAGCTCCGTGGCCTCGGCTCCGGTTGTCCAGACCTCGGCTGTTGCCCAGGCTGTGCCCGTGCCCTCCGTCACCTACACCGCCCCAgctcccgctcccgctccAGTTGCAGTGCCAGTGTCTGTCTCTGTGCCTGCACCAGCTCCCATCACCTACTCCGCTCCAGCACCCGCTCCTGCACCCGTCAGCTACACCGTGTCCGCCCCAGCGCCCGCTCCAGTCACCTACTCTGTGCCCGCTCCCCAGCCTGTAGTGCGTGTGGCTCCCGCTCCCGTTCCCGTTTCCGTTCCCGCTCCAGCGCCAGTGACCTACTCCGTGCCAGCGCCACAGCCTGTGGTGCGTGTGCAGCCCGCTCCCGTTCCAGTCCCAGTTCAAGTGCCCGCTCCAGTTACTTACTCTGTGCCCGCGCCACAGCCTATTAGCTACTCGGTGCCCGCACCCCAGCctcagccacaacagcagttTGTGAAGACCATCAAGGTGATCGTCGATGACGACAACagcggcgacaacaacagccgtGTTCCCAGTCCAGTCTATGGTGCACCAGCGCCTGTGGTCAACTCCTACTCGACTGCGTCGTCGAGCAGCGGTTGGAACAACGCCGGCTCTGGTGGCTGGAACAACAATGGTGGCTGGAACAACGGCGGCTCAAGCTGGGGCAACGGTGGCTCAAGCTGGGGCAACGGCGGCTCTGGCTGGAAGAGCGGCGGCATCTGGGAGAAACTCGCTGCCGGCTGCTAA